GCGGTCCAGCCTCGGGGATAAAACCGGAGGTAACCATAAACAGCAGGACCCCTCCCTCCATAATGGAAAGGCCTATTACGGTCTTAAAAAGGTTTCTCTTCGTTATCAGCGTGTACAACCCTATACAAAATACTGCTATTGCACAGCCATAGCTTACGTGAATCATCACCTATACCTCCGGAGGAGGACCTTCACCGGGGTCCTCAAGAATCTTTATCATGCTGTAAAAGAGCGTCGATAGCCCTGCACCGACTTTCATCCCTACGGCGATGTTCAGGATAGGTATAGCCCCACCGCTCAGGAGGGATCCTAAGGACCCAGAGGGGAATCGAGCCTCCAAATTGGCGAGAAATCCCGCCCCTATAGCTAAACCCCAAAGACCTACCAGGGAGAAAAGCAGGGCCCCGGAGGACTCTATTATCTCCTTTACCTTAGGGCTTATCCTGGAAGCCTCGAACTTAGAGCCGTATATAACGCAAAAGAGAACCGTGACGGTGGCGAAAACCGCCCCTCCCTGGAAACCACCGCCAGGGGTAAGATGTCCCATTATCACTATTGAGGCTGCGTAAACCAGCATGAAAGGGACCATCATCCCCATGCCTCTCTTGACTATGAAGGAAAGCCCCCATCCCGACCGTTTAAGCCTCCTCCGGGCAAACAACATGGCTACGCCGCAGACGGTGGTGTATATGACCGTGGCCTCCCCTAAAGTATCAAAGGCTCTATAGTCGAACAGTATGGCCGCCACTATGTTAGAGGCACCGGTATCTAAGGCGGTGTTTTTGACGTAATAGGCCGCAGGACCGAACAGGAAAGGGTCCCCCGGGATGACGAGACCTCTCCACATCCACCACCCCAGGGAAAGGCAGAGGGCAGCTCCTATCCAGCGATGAAAGTTTCTGCCGTTCATGGCTTTGCATCCCTATCGGGGTCATCGCCCTTTTTACCGGTCTGGCTGTAGGCCACAAGGAACAGCGACGTGACCAACCCGGAGTTTATTATGGCCTGAGTCAACGCCACGTCCGGAGCTTGCAGGACGGCAAATAGAATAGCCAGCATTACACCGAAGATGGACAGGGCTATGACCGCACTCAGCATCTCCTCCGCCTCCGCCGAGACGATGGCCGTTAGCACCAAAAAAGCGGCCAGAAAGACGAAAAGCTCTATGGTCATTTTCTCTCCCCCTCTATTGAATCTCGATATCCCTCCAGGTCGGTACCGTAGGGGACTATGCCATGACGATAACAGGCCCTGGCTATGGCATGAGACGCTAAAGGGTTGGTGGCGAGGAAGAAAAAGATAATGAGCATAGCCTTGACTGCCCCCTGCCATGATCCCATCCTCATCGCCACGCCGATAAGGACGAGTACCGCCCCTCCCGACAGGGCCTTTGTTCCGGCATGAAGCCTGGTGTACACGTCGGGAAACCGCAGCAGGCCTATAACCGACGCCACGGAGAAAAACACGCCGAATATCAGGCATAACCCTGACGTCAGATCGATAAAGAGCTTCATAGGTGAAGCTCTCCGTGTTCAAAGTATTTGGCCATTATCAGCACGTCGGCGAAGGATAGGACGGCGAAAGCCAGAGCGACGTCCAGAAAAACGGTGTTGTCGAAAAGAAGGGCCAAGGCAGCCAGAAAGGTGGTAAGTATGGTGGACAAGGTGTCCGCAGCCACTATACGGTCGGGCACGGTAGGGCCGACTATGACCCTCCAAAAACCTAAAAGGGCCGACAGGCCCAGTCCCCAAAGGACAAGATAGATCATCCTGTTATCCCCTCTATTCTAGCTTCAAGCTGGTAAATTTGATCCTTGATGCTCTCAACTTCCTGATCGTTTGTAGTCAACACATGAATGTACAGTTTATGGTGGGAAATGTCGGCGTCTAATGTGAGGGTGCCGGGAGTCAGGGTTATCTGATTTGCCAGCAGGACAAGGGCGGTTTTGCTGGTCAGGCCACTTTGGGTCTGTATTATGGCGGGAGCTAAGGAAAGGTTCGGCCTGAGCGCCAGGATAGACACATCCCAAGTGGACTTAATCAGGTCAAAGAAAAAGCAGGGGACAAAGCAAAGCAAGGGGATCCAGTTTATCCCCTTCCAGACGTGGTCTCCAAGAGGGAAATCGTGAACCCCGGAGAAAAAGGTCTTCCACACAACACGGACAACCAAAGCGGAGACGATCGCACCCACCAGTATAAAGGCAAGATCTATCCTGCCGGTTAAGGCGATCCATAGAATCAACAGAGAGGAAAACAGGCCCGTCATTTTAGCCTGAGTCGACATGGTAGCACCATCCTTTCCCAAAGAAGTCTATCAGATATGGGGCCTTAGGGCAAAGGCCTTTGAGAAGCAATTCACTTTTTATCTATTTTTTTACAGTAAGCGACAATAGATGACCTGGCATCCTCAGGGGAGAGATAAGGGTCAGACAGGACGTTTCGTATTATCATATCGAGACAAATCCCGATATGAGGCCCTGGACCTGTTATGGAGGCTATCTCTCCACCGCTTAAGGGGATACCTCTTTGTGAGGATCTCTCCAGAGTAGAGCGAGCGATCTCCAGTTTATCCAGGCCGTCTTTCCACAGACTGTTTCCCGTACACCCTGAGAGGAGAAGTTTCATCAGTCCATCGGATCGAAGTTCGTCGAAAAGGGGCAGTAGCTTCGCCGCCTCCAGAAGCGACATATGGCCCGAAAGGGCCTGTAAAACAGGGCGATACCTCAGGCCATTTTTTCTCGTCCTAGACGGTATCCCCCAGGACAGAGCCAGGTCAAATATCCTTTCACTATCGGACAGAAAACCCAGCAGCCCCAAAGATATGGAGAGGTCGATAGGTCCGGTAGGGATGGAGTGTCCCTTTAGGTCTATCGACGGCAGAAAGAACTCCCCCAACCCAGACGTATCAAGGGTATCCAGAAACTCCTCAGGGAACATCAATCCCCTGGACATTTCTCGACCGACACGCTCCAAAGGAATAGCGCCGAAAGAACCGTGGTTGTCCTGAACGAATCGAGCCAATCGACAAAGATCGTCTTTCAGAGGCACGAGACCTAAAGTAGCGGCAAAGCGGCAGAACCTCAGTGCCCGTACCGGGTCGTCCCTTAGCCTATCCTCAAGCTCCGGGACGAACCTCAGCCTCCCTAAAGAGAGATCCTCCTGTCCACCGAAGGGGTCCAGGAGTCTACCCTGGCTATCCATAGCCATGGCATTTACGGTGAAATCACGACGAGATAAATCAGAATCTATGGAGCGGCCGTCAAGGGATCCTATTTCAACCACCGAACCGGACCGGGAGAACACACAGACCTGCTTCCCCTCCGGGCCGACAATCTTTCCTCCTGTAGCTTTGCTTATGTCCTTAACGTCCATTTGGGCCACTAAATCCCAATCGGAAGGGGCTTTGTGGGACAGTAGATCTCGAACCGCCCCCCCGACGATCCATACAGGGATATCGGGAGGGAGAAGGGAAAACAAACTGGCAACCTGGGCGGTATACCAAACCATAGTAAAACACCTCTTTGGCGATTAGATACAAAAAAAGGCCCGACCTGTCCGGTCGAGCCTAGCTCTCTCTAGGGGACTCTACCGACTAAGCGGCCTGGTCCCCTCGGGCGTCTTTATAAGGATCGCCCAAGGCATCTCGGTGTCTCTAGCCCTGAGAAACGTCCCTTCCGGCATACGCCAGTAAGACGTGCCGCTCATAGAAACGAGTTTTGCTTCCATAACTAGATCCCTCCCTTTCTTCTAAAATTTGTTCTCCTTGAGATAACCGTCCGTCGAGGGGGGAAGGAGACGGACAAAAGGACAGGGAAACCACAAAAAAGACCACCCCCGTTGAGCCAGGAGTGATCTATAAAATCTGGCTCCCCGGGCAGGACTCGAACCTGCGACCTAGTGATTAACAGTCACCCGCTCTGCCAACTGAGCTACCGAGGAATAAGACTAAGGCGTTTCCCGAACAGAGGAATGATACCACCTAGAGAGACATATGTCCATAGCGTCTAAAATAGACTAAATTATCACTCTAATATAACAACTCCTGTATTTCTCTCCCCGCTGGTGTAGACGGAAAAACAGCCCCTATAGATCCTGATAGCTTTGTGGGGACCTACCTCGTAAGGAGATTCGTCGAACCAACTCTGCCTGTAGAGATTATCCTGATATCCCTCAAAAACGGGCATATACAGGACTCCGTCCACCTCTAGGTCTGAGAAGAAGTGGGTACCGTAGGAAAGCTCGGGCATATAGCCCATCTTAGGTATCCCCACCTCCACCATACAACAACAGTTAGACAGCTCGTTGTATTGAACCGGAACCCCTAAAGCGGGGTTGCTGGAGCCGATCCTTCCGGGGGCCACGAAGATAAACCTCTCCCCTTTAAGCCAATCGTTGACCGTTCCCACCGCTCTGGCTATCTCGTGAAAATCGTCGGAGGAGCCGTAGAGGCGGTGGTCCACGTAGACCAGGTTAGGAATATGTCTAAAGGATCCGTTGGTAACCATTCTGTCCGCCTTTAGGATGATCTTTTCCGGGTCTATAGCGTCCAAGGTCGAGGAGGATATGCCGCTTCCCGCCCAAAGAGGCCGAGCCTGGATCAGCTGGAGGTGCCCATCTTTAGGCTCGTAGGAGAACTCCACATCCGCCGGGACTCCCATAGCCTCCTCCAGAACCGACAGGGTTCTTTTCATCCTCTCGAAAAATCGGCGATGTCTCCTGGGGAATTCCTCAAAGGTAAAGCAGATCCTGCTTATCGACCGATCTCCTGAGGGGCCCATATTAGGAGAAGCGAAATACCCTCCCCCTTCGTCCCCTCGGTAAAGCTGGGCGTACTGGCCCATCTCCTCCCTGTACCACGGGAAGACATCGTTCCAGACGTCGTTGATGTTCATGGTAGCCAGGGTGTCGGGCCTCTCGTCGGAGGAGCCCTCGAAAAGTCTTCTGGAGATAGCCTGAAATCTCTCCTGAGAATGGCGAAGCACAGTGTAAGGGTCCTGTCCCTCAGGACGGAGAAAGGGATTCGTTAGTGAGCAGGTCCTGGCGTACTCCCTTTTCGTGCTCATAGTCCCAAGACCGAAGACGAAACGGACCACTCCGTCCTCCATCGATACCCTGTTGGTCCACCGGCGATAGTTTCTGGAGAAACCCACTCCGCCTATGGTGGGGTAGAAAAAGTCCCCTCGCCAGTGGCCCGACAGCCTCATAACGATTATGCCCATAGAGTCGTCGCCTATACCGTGTCTAGATCTGTAGGCTATGGCCTTAGGGAAGTAGACCCTAGAGTACACCCGCCTTATCTCTCGACAGACCGCCCAGGTTCGGTAGTCGAGAGAACCAAAGTTACCCAGAAAATCGCTGAGATATTTTCCCGCAAAAGAGTACTTGAGGGAGTCCTCCTGGATGCTGCTGCTCCTTACCACCACAGGATCGGTCATCTCGGTGAGGAAGGATCTGACCATGTCGGTAACCTCTTGAGGAAGGGGATGTTCCAAAAAAGTCCTCTCCAGCTCCTCCGAAGGTCCTGCCCTAAGGGCCTCTAGATTGGGAATGGAAGCCACAAACCGATCGAAAATATCGCTTCCCAGGAAGATAGCAGGAGGTATAGTCGTCTCCGCAAGTTCCGGATCCCCCGACTCTTTCAGGACTTTGATCCCGAAAAGAAGGGAGCGGCCCTTTCCTCCGATAGAACTATCCCCCAGGATCATAGGGGAAAAATCCGGATCGTCCTTGGGATTCCATCCAAAATACCTCTCGATAACTCTCTCTCTCTCCGTCATATCCCTTATCCCCCTTAATTCTCTAGGTGAGCCACGTCTAAAACGACCCCCGTCTCGGTCTCTCCGTCAAGATACACGTCGAACAGCCCCTCGTAAACCTTGACAGCGCTGTGGCCGCCGTCGCTGGACGGGCGACGCTCTAGCCATTCTCTGGAGAAGATATTCTCATGTTCTCCCTCTATAACCGGAAGGTAGAGTATGTTGTCTAGGTCGAGATCGAGAAAAAAATGGGTCCCGTAGGAAAGCTCCGGTATCATCCCTCTCTTGGGGATTCCAACCTCGACCATACAGCCACAGTTGGATATCTCGCTGTAATCCACAGGGACCCCTAAAGACGGGTTTGTGCTGCCCCATCGACCTGGGCCCACCAGGATATATCTCTCCCCCTCCAACTTAGCGTTGACCTCCCCTACCGCCCTGGCGACGGAGACGAAGTCCCTGGACTGAGAGTAGAGCTCTGGATCGACGTACACCAGCCATTTTATTCCCTTCAATATGTGACTGGTTACCATCCTGTTCCCTTTAAGGATCTGCCTTTCTAAGGGCACGTCCTGAGGTATCTCCACCTTACCGAACTCCACGTAGGACGCTAAGGGCCTTATCTGGACCAGCGTAA
The uncultured Dethiosulfovibrio sp. genome window above contains:
- the mbhE gene encoding hydrogen gas-evolving membrane-bound hydrogenase subunit E — its product is MNGRNFHRWIGAALCLSLGWWMWRGLVIPGDPFLFGPAAYYVKNTALDTGASNIVAAILFDYRAFDTLGEATVIYTTVCGVAMLFARRRLKRSGWGLSFIVKRGMGMMVPFMLVYAASIVIMGHLTPGGGFQGGAVFATVTVLFCVIYGSKFEASRISPKVKEIIESSGALLFSLVGLWGLAIGAGFLANLEARFPSGSLGSLLSGGAIPILNIAVGMKVGAGLSTLFYSMIKILEDPGEGPPPEV
- a CDS encoding hydrogenase subunit MbhD domain-containing protein; protein product: MTIELFVFLAAFLVLTAIVSAEAEEMLSAVIALSIFGVMLAILFAVLQAPDVALTQAIINSGLVTSLFLVAYSQTGKKGDDPDRDAKP
- the mnhG gene encoding monovalent cation/H(+) antiporter subunit G yields the protein MKLFIDLTSGLCLIFGVFFSVASVIGLLRFPDVYTRLHAGTKALSGGAVLVLIGVAMRMGSWQGAVKAMLIIFFFLATNPLASHAIARACYRHGIVPYGTDLEGYRDSIEGERK
- a CDS encoding monovalent cation/H+ antiporter complex subunit F; the protein is MIYLVLWGLGLSALLGFWRVIVGPTVPDRIVAADTLSTILTTFLAALALLFDNTVFLDVALAFAVLSFADVLIMAKYFEHGELHL
- a CDS encoding Na+/H+ antiporter subunit E; the protein is MSTQAKMTGLFSSLLILWIALTGRIDLAFILVGAIVSALVVRVVWKTFFSGVHDFPLGDHVWKGINWIPLLCFVPCFFFDLIKSTWDVSILALRPNLSLAPAIIQTQSGLTSKTALVLLANQITLTPGTLTLDADISHHKLYIHVLTTNDQEVESIKDQIYQLEARIEGITG
- a CDS encoding PEP/pyruvate-binding domain-containing protein, which translates into the protein MTERERVIERYFGWNPKDDPDFSPMILGDSSIGGKGRSLLFGIKVLKESGDPELAETTIPPAIFLGSDIFDRFVASIPNLEALRAGPSEELERTFLEHPLPQEVTDMVRSFLTEMTDPVVVRSSSIQEDSLKYSFAGKYLSDFLGNFGSLDYRTWAVCREIRRVYSRVYFPKAIAYRSRHGIGDDSMGIIVMRLSGHWRGDFFYPTIGGVGFSRNYRRWTNRVSMEDGVVRFVFGLGTMSTKREYARTCSLTNPFLRPEGQDPYTVLRHSQERFQAISRRLFEGSSDERPDTLATMNINDVWNDVFPWYREEMGQYAQLYRGDEGGGYFASPNMGPSGDRSISRICFTFEEFPRRHRRFFERMKRTLSVLEEAMGVPADVEFSYEPKDGHLQLIQARPLWAGSGISSSTLDAIDPEKIILKADRMVTNGSFRHIPNLVYVDHRLYGSSDDFHEIARAVGTVNDWLKGERFIFVAPGRIGSSNPALGVPVQYNELSNCCCMVEVGIPKMGYMPELSYGTHFFSDLEVDGVLYMPVFEGYQDNLYRQSWFDESPYEVGPHKAIRIYRGCFSVYTSGERNTGVVILE